In Streptomyces sp. RFCAC02, the following proteins share a genomic window:
- the metE gene encoding 5-methyltetrahydropteroyltriglutamate--homocysteine S-methyltransferase gives MTSKPAAAAARATVHGYPRQGQHRELKKAVEGYWKGRVSADALHATAAGLRRAARGQLADAGVDEIPTGDFSYYDHVLDTTVMVGAIPDRHRDAVAADPLDGYFAMARGTQDVAPLEMTKWFDTNYHYLVPELGPDTVFTADSAKQVAELTEAVAQGLTARPVLVGPVTYLLLAKPAPGVAADFEPLTLLDRLLPVYAEVLADLRAAGATWAQVDEPALVQDRTPAELAAAERAYRVLGGLTDRPKLLVASYFDRLGDALPVLAKAPVEGLALDFTGAAAANLDDLAAVGGLPGKRLVAGVVDGRNVWINDLRRSLSTLGTLLGLADRVDVSSSCSLLHVPLDAAAEKDIEPGILRWLAFARQKTTEIVTLARGLAHGTDTIAAALAANRADLTARAASPITRDPAVRARAGSVTVADTRRPQPYAERAAAQRAHLALPPLPTTTIGSFPQTGELRTARADLRAGRIDTARYEERIRAEIREVVAFQERAGLDVLVHGEAERNDMVQYFAEQLTGYLATRHGWVQSYGTRYVRPPILAGDISRPEPMTVRWTTYAQSLTERPVKGMLTGPVTMLAWSFVRDDQPLADTARQVALALRDEVNDLEAAGTSVIQVDEPALRETLPLRAADRPAYLAWATEAFRLTTAGVRAATQIHTHMCYAEFGDIVRAIDDLDADVISLEAARSHMQVARELAAHGYPREAGPGVYDIHSPRVPSAEEAAALLRTGLDAIPADRLWVNPDCGLKTRGWPETRESLHNLVKAAHTVRAELPDH, from the coding sequence CCGACGCCCTCCACGCGACGGCCGCCGGCCTGCGCCGTGCCGCCCGGGGGCAGCTCGCCGACGCCGGCGTCGATGAGATCCCCACCGGCGACTTCTCGTACTACGACCACGTCCTGGACACCACCGTCATGGTGGGCGCGATCCCGGACCGGCACCGGGACGCCGTCGCCGCCGACCCGCTCGACGGCTACTTCGCGATGGCCCGCGGCACGCAGGACGTGGCGCCGCTGGAGATGACCAAGTGGTTCGACACCAACTACCACTACCTTGTCCCCGAACTGGGTCCCGACACCGTCTTCACGGCCGACTCCGCCAAGCAGGTCGCCGAGCTGACGGAGGCCGTCGCCCAGGGCCTCACCGCACGGCCCGTGCTGGTCGGCCCGGTCACCTACCTGCTGCTCGCCAAGCCGGCGCCCGGCGTGGCCGCGGACTTCGAGCCCCTGACCCTCCTCGACCGCCTGCTGCCCGTGTACGCCGAGGTCCTCGCCGACCTCCGCGCGGCGGGCGCCACGTGGGCGCAGGTGGACGAGCCCGCCCTCGTCCAGGACCGCACCCCCGCCGAACTGGCCGCCGCCGAACGCGCCTACCGCGTCCTCGGCGGCCTGACCGACCGCCCGAAGCTGCTGGTCGCCTCCTACTTCGACCGCCTGGGCGACGCCCTGCCCGTCCTCGCCAAGGCCCCCGTCGAGGGACTGGCCCTGGACTTCACCGGGGCAGCCGCCGCGAACCTGGACGACCTGGCCGCCGTCGGCGGACTGCCCGGGAAACGCCTGGTCGCCGGTGTGGTCGACGGCCGCAACGTCTGGATCAACGACCTGCGGCGGTCGCTGTCCACGCTCGGCACCCTCCTCGGCCTCGCCGACCGGGTAGACGTGTCGTCGTCCTGCTCGCTGCTGCACGTTCCCCTCGACGCGGCGGCGGAGAAGGACATCGAGCCGGGCATCCTCCGCTGGCTCGCCTTCGCCCGCCAGAAGACCACCGAGATCGTCACCCTCGCCAGGGGCCTCGCCCACGGCACCGACACGATCGCCGCCGCCCTCGCCGCGAACCGGGCCGACCTCACCGCCCGCGCCGCCTCCCCCATCACCCGCGACCCGGCCGTGCGCGCCCGCGCCGGATCGGTCACGGTCGCCGACACGCGCCGCCCGCAGCCGTACGCCGAACGGGCCGCAGCCCAGCGCGCCCACCTCGCGCTGCCCCCGCTGCCGACGACAACGATCGGCTCGTTCCCGCAGACCGGCGAACTGCGCACCGCCCGCGCCGACCTGCGCGCCGGCCGCATCGACACCGCGCGCTACGAGGAGCGGATCAGGGCGGAGATCCGCGAGGTCGTCGCCTTCCAGGAGCGGGCCGGTCTCGACGTCCTCGTGCACGGTGAAGCCGAACGCAACGACATGGTCCAATACTTCGCCGAACAGCTGACCGGCTACCTCGCGACGCGGCACGGCTGGGTCCAGTCGTACGGCACCCGTTACGTGCGCCCCCCGATCCTCGCGGGCGACATCTCCCGCCCCGAACCGATGACGGTGCGCTGGACGACGTACGCGCAGTCCCTCACCGAGCGCCCGGTCAAGGGCATGCTCACCGGGCCGGTCACCATGCTGGCCTGGTCGTTCGTACGCGACGACCAGCCGCTCGCCGACACCGCCCGCCAGGTCGCCCTCGCCCTGCGCGACGAGGTGAACGACCTGGAGGCGGCCGGCACTTCCGTCATCCAGGTGGACGAGCCCGCGCTGCGGGAGACGCTTCCGCTGCGCGCCGCCGACCGTCCCGCGTACCTGGCCTGGGCGACCGAGGCGTTCCGCCTGACCACCGCCGGGGTCCGTGCGGCGACGCAGATCCACACGCACATGTGCTACGCGGAGTTCGGCGACATCGTGCGGGCCATCGACGACCTGGACGCGGACGTGATCAGCCTGGAGGCGGCCCGCTCGCACATGCAGGTCGCCCGCGAACTGGCCGCCCACGGCTACCCGCGCGAGGCAGGTCCCGGCGTCTACGACATCCACTCCCCCCGCGTACCGAGCGCGGAGGAGGCCGCCGCCCTGCTGCGCACCGGCCTCGACGCGATCCCGGCCGACCGGCTGTGGGTCAACCCCGACTGCGGCCTGAAGACACGCGGTTGGCCGGAGACACGGGAATCACTGCACAACCTGGTGAAGGCCGCCCACACGGTCCGCGCGGAACTTCCGGATCACTGA
- a CDS encoding CocE/NonD family hydrolase, whose amino-acid sequence MTDLRTIRAGERTIAVRKDLRAPMRDGVELALDAYHGLDDTPRPALIAMSAYGKELQALALTTPPQRRPSPMWDGCIEAGDIARVVREGYVHVIGDMRGTGDSGGVMIGNYNAGGVPQGRDLYDVVEWVAAQPWCDGNVGMIGISYFGSMQVLAAAERPPHLKAVFVSGGHFDFYETTYHGGIMWFMPRAAREGRGGDSGIAHTDVRSRMQAVHSPEELRRRVDERLADPDVAAWPNLVHVLKYPKNREFWFDIVLNPLDGDWYEERNPVNLARNIDIPVYLQIDQGRGWTVDGHIELFDVLKGPKKLDIGSYPPMQSRPWIEEHDKMFRWYEYWLKGVDNGIMDEPAVSVFVEGSREVVTAAQWPPKEIAYRSLHLRPRHRLSFEPEHMGAEHAAPDGFYQAPLTVTDTVQVLSWRTEPFDAPTELIGSGAAHLFAEIDQDDTNFILRLWDEAPGGGRQLITSGYLKASHRELDTERTTEGDPYHPHTRAVPVEPGAIEEYVLRLYPFAATLLPGHRLVAELSNDEPLADAHNALLPPDAFHLPVGRPVTHKIYRDAAHPSRLVLPFTEPSARNAPRPRSE is encoded by the coding sequence ATGACCGACCTCCGGACGATACGGGCGGGCGAGCGGACCATCGCCGTCCGCAAGGACCTGCGGGCGCCGATGCGCGACGGCGTCGAACTCGCCCTGGACGCCTACCACGGCCTGGACGACACGCCGCGCCCCGCCCTGATCGCGATGAGCGCCTACGGCAAGGAACTGCAGGCCCTCGCCCTCACCACACCGCCGCAGCGCAGGCCGAGCCCGATGTGGGACGGCTGCATCGAGGCCGGCGACATCGCCCGCGTCGTGCGGGAGGGCTACGTCCACGTCATCGGCGACATGCGCGGCACGGGCGACTCGGGCGGCGTCATGATCGGCAACTACAACGCGGGCGGCGTGCCCCAGGGCCGGGACCTGTACGACGTGGTCGAGTGGGTCGCCGCCCAGCCGTGGTGCGACGGCAACGTCGGCATGATCGGCATCTCGTACTTCGGCTCCATGCAGGTGCTCGCCGCGGCCGAGCGCCCGCCGCACCTGAAGGCCGTCTTCGTCAGCGGGGGGCACTTCGACTTCTACGAGACGACGTACCACGGCGGGATCATGTGGTTCATGCCGCGTGCCGCGCGCGAGGGACGCGGCGGCGACTCCGGCATCGCGCACACCGACGTCAGGTCCCGCATGCAGGCGGTGCACAGCCCCGAGGAGCTGCGGAGACGCGTCGACGAGCGGCTGGCCGACCCGGACGTGGCGGCGTGGCCGAACCTCGTCCATGTGCTGAAATACCCGAAGAACCGCGAGTTCTGGTTCGACATCGTGCTGAACCCCCTCGACGGCGACTGGTACGAGGAGCGCAACCCGGTCAACCTCGCCCGGAACATCGACATACCGGTCTATCTGCAGATCGACCAGGGCCGCGGCTGGACGGTCGACGGCCACATCGAGCTGTTCGACGTGCTCAAGGGGCCGAAGAAGCTGGACATCGGCTCCTACCCGCCGATGCAGTCGCGCCCCTGGATCGAGGAGCACGACAAGATGTTCCGCTGGTACGAGTACTGGCTCAAGGGCGTCGACAACGGGATCATGGACGAGCCTGCCGTCAGCGTCTTCGTGGAGGGCTCGCGCGAGGTCGTCACGGCGGCGCAGTGGCCCCCGAAGGAGATCGCGTACCGGTCCCTGCACCTGCGGCCGCGCCACAGGCTGTCCTTCGAGCCGGAGCACATGGGCGCCGAGCACGCCGCGCCCGACGGCTTCTACCAGGCGCCGCTCACCGTCACCGACACGGTCCAGGTGCTCTCCTGGCGCACCGAGCCGTTCGACGCCCCCACCGAACTGATCGGCAGCGGCGCGGCGCACCTGTTCGCCGAGATCGACCAGGACGACACCAACTTCATCCTGCGCCTGTGGGACGAGGCACCGGGCGGCGGCCGGCAGCTCATCACCAGCGGCTACCTCAAGGCGTCCCACCGCGAACTCGACACGGAGCGCACCACCGAGGGCGACCCGTACCACCCGCACACGCGGGCGGTGCCGGTGGAGCCGGGGGCGATCGAGGAGTACGTGCTGCGGCTCTATCCGTTCGCGGCGACCCTGCTGCCGGGACACCGCCTGGTGGCGGAACTGTCGAACGACGAGCCCCTGGCCGACGCGCACAACGCGCTGCTGCCGCCGGACGCGTTCCACCTGCCGGTGGGCCGCCCCGTGACCCACAAGATCTACCGCGACGCGGCACACCCGTCCCGCCTGGTCCTTCCGTTCACGGAACCCTCGGCACGGAACGCGCCACGACCGCGCTCCGAGTGA